The Panicum virgatum strain AP13 chromosome 5K, P.virgatum_v5, whole genome shotgun sequence genome has a window encoding:
- the LOC120706961 gene encoding AP-3 complex subunit delta-like, with amino-acid sequence MASAQPAPAPAHTAGPSLVDTLFQRSLDDFIKSLRADPSAAGESAAIARALSEIHREIRAPDATTKAVALQKLTYLSSLHFTPVASHPLAFPAIELLASPSLPHKRLAYLAASLSLHPASLSLLPLATHQLHKDLTPSASGAATHRHVSALALQLLGSPPVAAAAPDLAVHLAHDLVPHLFRGSPRAIAAAARVIAGAPSTAVPVLFKPLAACLTSPDPRASTAAAAAFCDLSAPPADAAPFLPLAPDLYNLLTTSRSNWELIKVLKLFARLAPLESRLAARIVDPVCQLLTRSAAMSLTFECVRTVLTALPAHDAAVRLAIGKAKEFLAADDDPNLRYLGLLALGMLGPGYATTVNDCRDVIVRSLGDADSNIRREALHLMMEMVDENNVMDIASMLVSHAAKSDPEFANDILGAVLAACGRNVYELVVDFDWYASLLADMARSLHCAQGDEIGRQLVDVGLRVQDARSELVRSARTLLIDPALLGNHFLCPVLSAAAWISGEYVDFMKDPVELVEALLQPKASLLPMSVRAVYIHAVFKVLTFCLSVYVEKLGDSSKEVAVVFSGLAIDQTVRGESKVALGSAVEQDIRASTVQKDPFSHESILYVINLIETTVGPLVECNEVEVQERARNLIGFVHLVRHIQELKENKVADDDKQSRVKEHVKTMRTVFSQELGPVSATAHMKVASPDGLNLNGNLAELTDIVSEDDTAPSTSLFFYPRSRDSVETRDPAVSIGSSSLSEHRKRHGLFYLPTGKIEDELSDYPHANDTLPSCSNETVSDDKSKTVEPVFAGKKSKTTKSRPKVVKLDGEDFLSSMMSTANVPKEDPLSGALRGGLLGRDAIASPSQKVSEVNSEAMLKEMGTNESSFQRIENLGSHPASSSVTSKQNPDNAKESRKHRSSGRSGHRQGKHEHRERSSTQPDIVPQAPVIQDLLL; translated from the coding sequence ATGGCCTCCGCCcagccggcgccggcaccggcgcacACAGCGGGGCCGTCTCTGGTGGACACCCTCTTTCAGCGCTCCCTGGACGACTTCATCAAGTCCCTCCGCGCCGACCCGTCGGCCGCCGGCGAGTCCGCGGCCATCGCCCGCGCGCTGTCCGAGATCCACCGCGAGATCCGCGCCCCCGACGCCACCACCAAGGCCGTCGCGCTACAGAAGCTTACCTACCTCTCCTCCCTCCACTTCACCCCCGTCGCCTCCCACCCACTCGCTTTCCCGGCCATCGAACTCCTCGCCTCGCCAAGCCTGCCCCACAAGCGCCTCGCCTACCTCGCCGCCTCGCTCTCGCTACACCCGGCCTCGTTATCCCTCCTCCCGCTCGCCACGCACCAGCTACACAAGGACCtcaccccctccgcctccggcgccgCGACCCACCGGCACGTCTCCGCGCTTGCGCTCCAGCTCCTCGGATCcccccccgtcgccgccgccgctccggacCTCGCCGTTCACCTTGCGCACGATCTCGTGCCACACCTCTTTCGCGGCAGTCCACGCGCcatcgcggccgccgcgcgcgtcaTAGCCGGCGCGCCGTCCACGGCCGTGCCGGTCCTCTTCAAGCCGCTGGCAGCCTGTCTCACATCCCCTGACCCGCGGGCgtcgaccgcggctgcggcagcATTCTGTGACCTGTCAGCGCCGCCTGCTGACGCGGCCCCTTTCCTGCCGCTGGCGCCTGATCTCTACAACCTGCTCACCACTTCACGGTCCAACTGGGAACTCATCAAGGTGCTCAAGCTGTTTGCACGTCTGGCCCCTCTAGAGTCCCGCCTTGCCGCTCGAATTGTCGACCCTGTCTGCCAGCTCCTGACCCGATCTGCAGCCATGTCACTGACCTTTGAGTGTGTCCGTACAGTGCTCACCGCACTGCCAGCACATGACGCCGCTGTCCGCCTTGCCATTGGAAAAGCGAAGGAGTTCCTTGCTGCTGATGATGATCCCAACCTCCGGTACCTTGGGCTACTGGCGCTTGGCATGCTTGGCCCAGGTTATGCAACAACAGTGAATGATTGCCGGGATGTTATTGTGCGGTCACTGGGTGATGCCGACTCAAACATTCGCCGGGAGGCATTGCACCTCATGATGGAGATGGTTGATGAAAACAACGTAATGGACATTGCAAGTATGCTGGTCAGTCATGCTGCAAAGTCAGACCCGGAGTTTGCAAATGACATTCTCGGGGCCGTTCTAGCAGCATGTGGGCGTAATGTGTATGAGCTGGTTGTGGACTTTGATTGGTATGCTTCACTGCTTGCAGACATGGCAAGGAGCCTTCATTGTGCCCAGGGAGATGAGATTGGTCGGCAGCTTGTTGATGTGGGATTGCGGGTGCAGGATGCAAGGTCAGAACTTGTCCGTTCAGCTCGAACTCTCCTAATTGACCCTGCTTTGCTTGGAAACCACTTCCTCTGCCCTGTTCTTTCAGCTGCCGCATGGATTTCTGGTGAGTATGTGGACTTCATGAAGGATCCTGTCGAGCTTGTTGAAGCACTCTTGCAACCAAAGGCCAGCCTCCTGCCTATGTCAGTGAGAGCAGTCTACATCCATGCAGTTTTTAAGGTGCTCACTTTCTGTTTGAGTGTGTATGTTGAGAAATTGGGTGATTCAAGCAAGGAAGTGGCTGTAGTGTTCAGTGGGTTGGCTATTGATCAAACTGTTCGTGGGGAAAGCAAGGTTGCACTTGGGTCTGCTGTCGAGCAAGATATTAGGGCAAGCACAGTGCAAAAGGACCCATTTTCACATGAATCTATACTTTACGTGATTAACTTGATTGAAACAACAGTTGGCCCACTCGTTGAGTGTAATGAAGTAGAAGTCCAGGAGAGAGCACGCAACCTGATTGGTTTTGTCCATTTGGTAAGACATATTCAAGAATTGAAAGAAAATAAGGTTGCTGATGATGACAAGCAAAGCAGGGTAAAAGAGCATGTCAAAACTATGCGGACAGTATTCAGTCAAGAACTTGGTCCTGTTTCTGCGACTGCACATATGAAAGTAGCCTCTCCAGATGGTCTTAACCTGAATGGGAATCTTGCTGAACTCACAGACATTGTGAGTGAAGATGATACTGCTCCGTCCACTTCACTCTTTTTTTATCCTCGCAGCCGTGATTCTGTAGAGACAAGAGATCCTGCAGTGTCAATCGGTTCATCTTCTCTTTCTGAGCATCGTAAAAGGCATGGGCTCTTTTATCTCCCCACAGGAAAAATTGAGGACGAGCTAAGTGATTACCCCCATGCCAATGATACTCTACCATCTTGTAGTAATGAAACTGTTAGTGATGATAAGTCAAAGACCGTTGAACCTGTATTTGCTGGGAAAAAGTCGAAGACCACAAAGTCCAGACCAAAAGTAGttaaattggatggtgaggattTCCTCAGTTCTATGATGTCTACCGCAAATGTTCCAAAAGAAGACCCCTTGTCTGGTGCTCTACGTGGTGGGCTCTTGGGTAGAGACGCTATTGCATCACCTTCACAAAAGGTTTCAGAAGTAAACTCTGAAGCAATGCTGAAAGAAATGGGCACTAATGAATCTAGCTTTCAGCGGATAGAGAATTTAGGAAGCCATCCTGCTTCAAGTTCTGTAACAAGTAAACAGAACCCTGACAATGCCAAAGAATCGAGAAAGCACAGGAGCTCTGGTAGAAGTGGACATCGCCAAGGAAAACATGAGCACAGAGAAAGGTCTAGTACTCAGCCTGATATTGTACCTCAAGCTCCAGTTATACAAGACTTGCTTCTATAG